From Amycolatopsis sp. cg9, one genomic window encodes:
- a CDS encoding N-acetyltransferase family protein has translation MTTTVRPARTGDEAVLAKIDERTWDSAVSPAPPPPPGTPFFDEGTRPENVLVAEHDDVVAGYVRLDEGFGIPAHAHVLVLGGLAVDPDRQGLGIAGRLVAAAAAEARRRGAAKLTLRVLGHNTAARRVYERCGFVVEGVLRGEFRVDGTDVDDVLMALPLA, from the coding sequence GTGACGACCACCGTCCGGCCGGCCCGCACCGGCGACGAAGCCGTGCTCGCCAAGATCGACGAGCGCACGTGGGACTCCGCGGTGTCCCCCGCTCCCCCGCCGCCGCCCGGCACGCCGTTCTTCGACGAGGGCACGCGGCCGGAGAACGTCCTGGTCGCCGAGCACGACGACGTCGTCGCCGGGTACGTCCGGCTCGACGAGGGGTTCGGCATCCCCGCCCACGCGCACGTGCTGGTGCTCGGCGGGCTCGCCGTCGACCCGGACCGCCAGGGCCTCGGCATCGCGGGACGGCTGGTGGCCGCGGCCGCGGCGGAGGCGCGCCGGCGCGGGGCGGCCAAGCTGACGCTGCGCGTGCTGGGTCACAACACCGCCGCCCGCCGGGTCTACGAGCGGTGCGGGTTCGTCGTGGAAGGCGTGCTGCGCGGGGAATTCCGCGTCGACGGCACCGACGTCGACGACGTTCTCATGGCCCTTCCGCTCGCTTGA
- a CDS encoding diiron oxygenase produces the protein MGVEAQDRDVTAARLLKSSAKNSYDPYVDIDWAAPLAEGKAYMPLERVSLHGTALWAKLTPEQRIELSKHEIASIMSVGLWFEIVLMQLLARYVFDLDARSEHAQYAMTEIGDETRHSVMFARTAERLGVPRYGVPKVVHRAAKVFGATAAGPSMFASVLVAEETTDRLQRSMMDDDGIQPLIRSVNRIHVVEEARHVRFAKEEVLRETPKLTKAALQRHRLRTALVAFGVIDSMVDPRIYRSVGIDPREGRAAALANPHFHETRRWMAEKIVPFLRDAGLIGGRSEGIWRRAHLI, from the coding sequence ATGGGCGTCGAGGCCCAGGACCGGGACGTCACCGCGGCTCGTCTGCTCAAGAGCTCCGCGAAGAACTCCTACGACCCGTACGTCGACATCGACTGGGCCGCGCCGCTGGCCGAGGGCAAGGCCTACATGCCGCTCGAGCGCGTCTCCCTCCACGGCACCGCGCTCTGGGCGAAGCTGACGCCGGAGCAGCGGATCGAGCTGTCCAAGCACGAGATCGCCAGCATCATGAGCGTCGGCCTGTGGTTCGAGATCGTCCTCATGCAGCTGCTCGCCCGGTACGTCTTCGACCTGGACGCGCGCTCCGAGCACGCGCAGTACGCGATGACCGAGATCGGCGACGAGACGCGGCACTCGGTGATGTTCGCCCGCACCGCCGAGCGGCTCGGCGTCCCGCGCTACGGCGTCCCGAAGGTCGTGCACCGTGCCGCCAAGGTGTTCGGCGCGACCGCGGCCGGGCCCTCGATGTTCGCCAGCGTGCTGGTCGCCGAGGAGACCACCGACCGGCTGCAGCGCTCGATGATGGACGACGACGGCATCCAGCCGCTGATCCGCTCGGTCAACCGCATCCACGTCGTCGAGGAGGCCCGGCACGTCCGGTTCGCCAAGGAAGAGGTGCTGCGGGAGACGCCGAAGCTGACGAAGGCGGCCCTCCAGCGGCACCGGCTGCGGACCGCGCTGGTCGCGTTCGGCGTCATCGACAGCATGGTCGACCCGCGGATCTACCGCAGCGTCGGGATCGACCCGCGCGAGGGCCGGGCCGCGGCGCTGGCGAACCCGCACTTCCACGAGACGCGCCGCTGGATGGCCGAGAAGATCGTGCCGTTCCTGCGCGACGCGGGGCTGATCGGCGGCCGGTCGGAAGGCATCTGGCGGCGCGCGCATCTCATTTGA
- a CDS encoding TetR/AcrR family transcriptional regulator, whose amino-acid sequence MTKVDGRAARWAGQQERRRAEFVDAALAAIAEHGPEVSTEQIAERAGVARTRLYRHFADAADLQRAIAERAAELVTAELAPLWHPSGSPHEMITTVISTHLRWLTEHEPLHRYLARTLPAPTDVRGTIARHLSRLFSGYLTAFGLDPAPADTIAFGLVGYVESATTRWLDHPGALSLAQLTDQLTGTIWAMLDHTLKAGGVELDPDRPLPLPEELS is encoded by the coding sequence GTGACCAAGGTCGACGGACGGGCGGCGCGCTGGGCGGGCCAGCAGGAGCGGCGGCGCGCCGAATTCGTCGACGCGGCCCTGGCGGCCATCGCCGAGCACGGCCCCGAGGTCTCGACGGAGCAGATCGCCGAGCGCGCCGGCGTGGCCCGCACCCGGCTGTACCGCCACTTCGCCGACGCGGCCGACCTCCAGCGCGCGATCGCCGAGCGCGCGGCCGAGCTGGTGACGGCCGAGCTCGCACCGCTCTGGCACCCCTCGGGCTCGCCGCACGAGATGATCACGACGGTGATCTCGACCCACCTGCGCTGGCTGACCGAGCACGAACCGCTGCACCGCTACCTCGCCCGCACGCTGCCGGCCCCGACGGACGTCCGCGGCACGATCGCCCGCCACCTCAGCCGCCTGTTCTCGGGCTACCTGACGGCGTTCGGCCTCGACCCGGCCCCGGCGGACACGATCGCGTTCGGCCTGGTCGGCTACGTCGAGTCGGCGACGACCCGGTGGCTCGACCACCCGGGCGCGCTGAGCCTGGCACAGCTGACGGACCAGCTGACCGGCACGATCTGGGCGATGCTCGACCACACGCTGAAGGCGGGCGGGGTCGAGCTGGACCCGGACCGCCCGTTGCCGCTGCCGGAGGAGCTGAGCTGA
- a CDS encoding DNA polymerase IV, whose amino-acid sequence MKWVLHVDLDQFIAAVEIARHPELAGKPVVVGGNGDPTERAVVATASYAAREFGVQSGMPLRLAAKRCPDAVFLPSDPDAYLEVSARVMAVLREFPVVVQVMGWDEAFVGAETDDPEALAAGLKDAVARETGLSCAVGIGDNKLRAKLATGFGKPGGIYRLTQENWWAVMAGRPTDALWGIGGKTAKKLAELGIETVLDLAGADASALAARFGPKTGPWLRLLGGGIGDADVSATPYVARSRSRETTFQRDLADPAEMAAEVSALAKRVTQDVLDEGRPAARIAVKVRFVPFLTHTHSITLPEPTADEAEIERAAREVLGMFELTRAVRLLGVRAEFPREDGS is encoded by the coding sequence GTGAAGTGGGTCCTGCACGTCGACCTCGACCAGTTCATCGCCGCGGTCGAGATCGCCCGCCACCCGGAGCTCGCGGGCAAGCCCGTCGTCGTCGGGGGCAACGGCGACCCCACCGAACGGGCCGTGGTCGCGACCGCTTCGTACGCGGCCCGCGAGTTCGGCGTCCAGTCCGGCATGCCGCTGCGGCTCGCCGCCAAGCGCTGCCCGGACGCCGTCTTCCTGCCCAGTGACCCGGACGCCTACCTCGAGGTGTCGGCGCGCGTGATGGCGGTGCTGCGGGAGTTCCCGGTCGTCGTGCAGGTCATGGGCTGGGACGAGGCGTTCGTCGGAGCGGAAACCGACGACCCGGAGGCGCTGGCGGCCGGCTTGAAGGACGCCGTCGCGCGCGAGACGGGACTGTCGTGCGCGGTCGGGATCGGCGACAACAAGCTGCGGGCCAAGCTCGCCACCGGGTTCGGCAAGCCGGGCGGGATCTACCGGCTGACGCAGGAGAACTGGTGGGCGGTGATGGCCGGACGCCCGACCGACGCGCTGTGGGGCATCGGCGGCAAGACCGCGAAGAAGCTGGCCGAGCTGGGCATCGAGACCGTCCTCGACCTGGCGGGCGCGGACGCTTCGGCGCTGGCCGCGCGGTTCGGCCCGAAGACCGGGCCGTGGCTGCGGCTGCTCGGCGGCGGCATCGGCGACGCCGACGTCAGCGCGACCCCGTACGTGGCCCGCTCCCGCAGCCGCGAGACGACGTTCCAGCGCGACCTCGCCGACCCGGCCGAGATGGCGGCGGAGGTCTCGGCGCTGGCCAAGCGGGTCACGCAGGACGTTCTGGACGAAGGCCGCCCGGCGGCGCGGATCGCGGTCAAGGTGCGGTTCGTGCCGTTCCTGACCCACACCCACAGCATCACCCTGCCGGAGCCCACTGCGGACGAGGCCGAGATCGAGCGGGCCGCGCGGGAGGTGCTGGGCATGTTCGAGCTGACCCGCGCGGTGCGGCTGCTGGGGGTCCGGGCCGAGTTCCCCCGCGAGGACGGGAGCTGA
- a CDS encoding DUF3040 domain-containing protein produces MLSHHDRTELEKIERSLELSDPDLATALRDGKRPKSRALRSTVLIVFDVVAVTLLVVGLVLPDPGVTLCGILALTGTVWTHVARHRI; encoded by the coding sequence ATGCTCAGTCACCACGATCGCACCGAGCTCGAGAAGATCGAGCGCAGTCTCGAGCTCAGCGACCCCGATCTGGCCACCGCGCTGCGCGACGGCAAGCGGCCGAAGTCGCGCGCGCTCCGGAGCACCGTCTTGATCGTCTTCGACGTCGTCGCCGTGACCCTGCTGGTCGTGGGGCTCGTCCTGCCCGACCCCGGGGTGACGCTGTGCGGGATCCTCGCCCTCACCGGCACCGTCTGGACCCACGTGGCGCGGCACCGGATCTGA
- a CDS encoding cobalamin-independent methionine synthase II family protein, translating into MTLPTEPIGSIPRPAYLVEGLGEFAAGRIDAAALAELESRALADTISRFEETGSPVLTDGEQGKPSFATYPLAGLTALAPDGVVIPFADGHTRQLPRLTAGPFRYATHADEYLTRAKALTAKPVKQAVIAASAVSLIYPPDGIDGYSQEQFVADLVNEAEADIRRSLDAGADSVQIDFTEGRLSLKLDPSGGLLRQFVDLNNAVLDRFTAQERAKIGVHTCPGGDQDSVHSLDVDYADLLPALFDLKAGRFFVQLTSEPDPDRVLAIIAGNLKADQRVFVGVTDPIDPRVETPEEVRDRVLAAARHIPADRLGTCDDCGFSPFADDTSTSRDIAFAKIKARVEGTRLAAEKLG; encoded by the coding sequence ATGACCTTGCCCACCGAACCGATCGGCAGCATCCCGCGCCCGGCGTACCTCGTCGAAGGCCTCGGGGAGTTCGCCGCCGGGCGGATCGACGCCGCCGCGCTCGCCGAGCTGGAGAGCCGCGCGCTGGCCGACACGATCAGCCGGTTCGAGGAGACCGGCTCGCCGGTGCTGACCGACGGCGAGCAGGGCAAGCCGAGCTTCGCGACGTACCCCCTGGCCGGGCTGACCGCGCTCGCCCCGGACGGCGTCGTCATCCCGTTCGCCGACGGGCACACCCGGCAGCTCCCGCGGCTGACCGCGGGCCCCTTCCGCTACGCGACCCACGCGGACGAGTACCTGACCCGGGCGAAGGCGCTCACGGCCAAGCCGGTCAAGCAGGCGGTGATCGCGGCGTCCGCCGTCTCGCTGATCTACCCGCCCGACGGCATCGACGGGTACTCGCAGGAGCAGTTCGTCGCCGACCTGGTGAACGAGGCCGAGGCGGACATCCGGCGCAGCCTCGACGCGGGCGCGGACAGCGTCCAGATCGACTTCACCGAGGGACGGCTGTCGCTGAAGCTGGACCCGTCCGGCGGCCTGCTGCGCCAGTTCGTCGACCTGAACAACGCGGTCCTCGACCGGTTCACCGCCCAGGAGCGCGCGAAGATCGGCGTCCACACCTGCCCCGGCGGTGACCAGGACTCGGTGCACAGCCTCGACGTCGACTACGCGGACCTGCTGCCGGCGCTGTTCGACCTCAAGGCCGGCCGCTTCTTCGTCCAGCTGACCAGCGAGCCCGACCCGGACCGGGTGCTCGCGATCATCGCCGGGAACCTGAAGGCGGACCAGCGGGTCTTCGTCGGCGTCACGGACCCGATCGACCCGCGCGTGGAGACCCCGGAGGAGGTCCGCGACCGCGTCCTGGCGGCGGCCCGCCACATCCCGGCCGACCGGCTGGGCACCTGCGACGACTGCGGTTTCTCCCCGTTCGCGGACGACACGTCGACTTCGCGCGACATCGCGTTCGCGAAGATCAAGGCCCGGGTGGAGGGCACCCGCCTGGCGGCCGAGAAGCTCGGCTGA
- a CDS encoding LysE family translocator — translation MIPGTTAASFLLVVLLGAMSPGPDFVVVTRSALTGGRRAGIAAGLGIALGVFAWVVAIALGVAAVLTASAVAFTVVKLVGAAYLVFLGVKAWLAVRRGEYRDLREDKTEPLKAVAAFRQGLFTNLLNPKVAVYFLALLPQFLPADGSTLQTLELAAIATAGTVLWFVTLAVVVGALKKVFRDRRVRRGLDAVLGSLLVVLGLKVAAEAA, via the coding sequence ATGATCCCCGGCACCACCGCGGCCTCCTTCCTCCTCGTCGTCCTCCTCGGCGCGATGTCCCCCGGCCCGGACTTCGTCGTCGTCACCCGCTCCGCGCTCACCGGCGGCCGGCGCGCCGGGATCGCCGCCGGGCTCGGGATCGCGCTGGGTGTCTTCGCCTGGGTGGTCGCGATCGCCCTCGGTGTGGCCGCCGTCCTCACCGCGTCCGCCGTCGCCTTCACCGTCGTGAAGCTGGTCGGGGCCGCCTACCTCGTGTTCCTCGGGGTCAAAGCCTGGCTGGCCGTGCGCCGCGGCGAGTACCGAGACCTCCGTGAAGACAAGACGGAACCGCTGAAAGCCGTCGCGGCCTTCCGGCAGGGGTTGTTCACCAACCTGCTCAACCCCAAGGTGGCCGTCTACTTCCTCGCCCTGCTCCCCCAGTTCCTCCCGGCCGACGGCTCCACCCTGCAGACCCTCGAACTCGCCGCCATCGCGACCGCCGGCACCGTCCTGTGGTTCGTGACTCTCGCCGTGGTCGTCGGGGCGCTGAAGAAGGTCTTCCGCGACCGCCGGGTGCGGCGGGGGCTCGACGCCGTGCTGGGCAGCCTGCTCGTCGTGCTCGGCCTGAAGGTCGCCGCCGAGGCGGCGTGA
- the ribA gene encoding GTP cyclohydrolase II: MTAEVRTRVRIPLRLHGGLEVDAEAVTFRGLEDGGEHLALVLGTPGEVPLVRPHSECLTGDVFGSARCDCGPQLAEAVERISEAGGYLLYLRQEGRGIGLYNKLDAYALQDDGLDTYAANAALGLPEDARDYAVAAQMLKALGVGEVDLLSNNPDKALQLRDAGIAVRDEVPTGVFATDNNVRYLRAKAEQTGHTLRLPGIAS, encoded by the coding sequence GTGACGGCCGAGGTGCGGACCCGGGTGCGGATCCCGCTCCGGTTGCACGGTGGTCTCGAGGTCGACGCCGAAGCCGTCACCTTCCGCGGCCTCGAGGACGGTGGGGAACACCTGGCTCTCGTCCTCGGCACGCCCGGGGAGGTTCCGCTGGTCCGGCCGCACTCCGAGTGCCTCACCGGTGACGTGTTCGGGTCCGCGCGGTGTGACTGCGGGCCGCAGCTGGCCGAGGCTGTCGAACGGATCTCCGAGGCCGGTGGGTACCTGCTGTACCTGCGGCAGGAAGGCCGGGGGATCGGGCTGTACAACAAGCTCGACGCCTACGCGCTGCAGGATGACGGCCTTGACACCTACGCCGCCAACGCCGCGCTCGGGTTGCCGGAAGACGCTCGCGACTACGCCGTTGCCGCGCAGATGCTCAAGGCGCTCGGGGTCGGTGAGGTCGATCTGCTCTCCAACAACCCCGACAAGGCTCTGCAGCTGCGGGACGCCGGGATTGCGGTGCGCGATGAGGTGCCCACCGGGGTTTTCGCTACTGACAACAACGTTCGGTATCTGCGGGCCAAGGCCGAGCAGACCGGGCACACCCTGCGCTTGCCCGGGATTGCCAGTTAG
- a CDS encoding HNH endonuclease: protein MDTEAVWQADAEALADRLRGLLTVVRSAESEIGALLVEIESRGVMELFGYRSTARLLDRLADIPHAAQCTVTRARALNPSHTLDAGPALAPATGVAARDGPLSTPMIDTALTHIPLEHRDCAERDLLAFAADVGHTQVAVLGARILAHLDPDAPHEPRPNPPPRPANCPCAANALGCGSCRAALDSSELPAQAGERAHVMVAVSLKDLRSGLGRATLGDTGLISAVDGRIHACDCKLIPAVLGSGSGGGPTDLVNLVLVCGHHYRLLPRSRRRKPRRNNLHRPLPFAA from the coding sequence GTGGACACAGAAGCGGTGTGGCAAGCGGACGCGGAGGCCTTGGCCGACCGGCTCCGCGGGCTGCTCACCGTCGTGCGGTCTGCAGAATCGGAAATCGGTGCGCTGCTCGTGGAAATCGAATCCCGCGGCGTGATGGAACTGTTCGGCTACCGCTCCACCGCCCGGTTGCTTGACCGCCTCGCCGACATTCCCCACGCCGCCCAGTGCACCGTCACCCGAGCCCGCGCCCTCAACCCCAGCCACACTCTCGACGCCGGGCCCGCTCTGGCTCCTGCCACCGGCGTTGCCGCCCGCGATGGCCCCCTGAGCACCCCGATGATCGACACCGCCCTCACCCACATTCCGCTGGAGCACCGCGACTGCGCCGAACGGGATCTGCTCGCCTTCGCCGCCGACGTCGGCCACACACAGGTCGCCGTCCTCGGTGCCCGGATCCTGGCCCACCTCGACCCCGACGCCCCGCACGAGCCGAGACCGAACCCGCCACCCCGGCCCGCGAACTGTCCCTGCGCCGCAAACGCTCTGGGGTGTGGGAGCTGTCGGGCCGCGTTGGACTCCTCGGAGCTGCCGGCTCAGGCCGGTGAACGCGCCCACGTGATGGTCGCGGTGTCCCTGAAGGACTTGAGGTCCGGGCTTGGTCGCGCCACCCTGGGTGACACCGGCTTGATCTCGGCGGTCGACGGCCGGATCCACGCTTGTGATTGCAAGCTGATCCCCGCTGTTCTCGGTTCCGGTAGTGGGGGTGGTCCTACGGATTTGGTCAATCTGGTGCTGGTGTGTGGGCACCATTATCGGTTGTTGCCTCGTTCCAGGCGTCGAAAACCCCGGCGCAACAACCTGCATCGGCCACTGCCGTTCGCAGCGTGA
- a CDS encoding MarR family winged helix-turn-helix transcriptional regulator: MTDRPADLDYLSFVDYAIGKTQAELPATDPVAMRLGLTLHRLAGALVYDWESTVHRPRGWSWGGFRVLFVLWLAGPLESRHVARLAGMSRAAVSALVKTLERDGLVTRATVPHDRRAVELDLTEAGHASVAEAYQEHNEREQAWAASLTPEERTALIGLLEKLTTGPAAAAAQRLT; the protein is encoded by the coding sequence ATGACCGACCGACCGGCCGACCTCGACTACCTCTCGTTCGTCGACTACGCGATCGGGAAGACGCAGGCCGAGCTCCCCGCGACCGACCCGGTGGCAATGCGCCTCGGCCTGACCCTGCACCGCCTCGCGGGCGCGCTGGTCTACGACTGGGAGTCGACGGTCCACCGCCCCCGAGGCTGGAGCTGGGGCGGCTTCCGGGTGCTGTTCGTGCTGTGGCTGGCCGGCCCCCTGGAGTCCCGCCACGTGGCCCGCCTGGCCGGCATGAGCCGCGCGGCGGTTTCGGCACTGGTCAAGACGCTGGAGCGGGACGGCCTGGTAACCCGCGCGACGGTTCCCCACGACCGCCGTGCGGTCGAGCTCGACCTGACGGAGGCGGGCCACGCATCGGTCGCCGAGGCTTACCAGGAGCACAACGAGCGAGAGCAAGCGTGGGCGGCGTCGCTCACGCCGGAGGAGCGGACGGCGTTGATCGGCTTGCTGGAGAAGCTGACAACGGGCCCGGCAGCGGCAGCAGCCCAGCGACTTACGTAG
- a CDS encoding MBL fold metallo-hydrolase, translated as MTKKAFASSADLAEKAQTLEVLDDGVYALTAEGDPNIGAVEGEDFLVCFEALATPVAAREWLAKLREHTDKPVRYLVLSHYHAVRVLGASAFDAEVIVAHENTRALVAERGKEDWASEFGRMPRLAKGADSVPGLTWPTLTFSDRLTIDLGGDRGDLILQYCGRGHTEGDIVAWLPRQKILYAGDLVEAEAALYTGDAFHRDWASSTLDRVGAFGAETLIGGRGGVSRGREAVDAAVAQTRHFLTTMIREVGAVRDAGGTLKDAFERTHAALNEQYGHWPIFEHCLPFDVSRLWDELGGIERPVVWTAERDREVWDQLQG; from the coding sequence GTGACGAAGAAAGCGTTCGCCTCTTCGGCCGACCTGGCGGAGAAGGCGCAGACCCTGGAAGTCCTGGACGACGGCGTCTACGCGCTGACCGCCGAGGGTGATCCCAACATCGGTGCCGTCGAAGGCGAGGACTTCCTCGTCTGCTTCGAGGCGCTGGCCACGCCCGTCGCGGCCCGCGAGTGGCTCGCGAAACTGCGGGAACACACCGACAAACCCGTGCGCTACCTGGTGCTGAGCCACTACCACGCGGTGCGTGTGCTCGGGGCGTCCGCGTTCGACGCCGAGGTCATCGTCGCGCACGAGAACACCCGCGCGCTGGTCGCCGAGCGTGGCAAAGAGGACTGGGCCAGCGAGTTCGGGCGGATGCCGCGACTGGCCAAGGGGGCGGATTCGGTGCCCGGGCTGACCTGGCCGACGCTGACCTTCTCCGACCGGCTCACCATCGACCTCGGCGGCGACCGCGGCGACCTGATCCTCCAGTACTGCGGGCGCGGCCACACCGAAGGCGACATCGTGGCCTGGCTGCCCCGGCAGAAGATCCTCTACGCCGGCGACCTCGTGGAAGCCGAAGCCGCGCTGTACACCGGGGACGCGTTCCACCGCGACTGGGCTTCGTCCACGTTGGACCGCGTCGGCGCGTTCGGGGCCGAGACGCTGATCGGCGGGCGCGGCGGGGTGAGCCGGGGCCGGGAGGCGGTCGACGCCGCCGTCGCGCAGACCCGGCACTTCCTGACCACGATGATCCGCGAGGTCGGCGCGGTCCGCGACGCCGGTGGCACGCTCAAGGACGCCTTCGAGCGCACCCACGCCGCCCTGAACGAGCAGTACGGGCACTGGCCGATCTTCGAGCACTGCCTGCCCTTCGACGTCTCCCGGCTGTGGGACGAGCTCGGCGGCATCGAGCGGCCGGTGGTGTGGACCGCCGAGCGCGACCGCGAAGTCTGGGACCAGCTCCAAGGCTAG
- a CDS encoding FAD-dependent monooxygenase has protein sequence MRVAVLGSGPVGQTAALLLARWGVPVVLVDEHEVRDPVGSKAICQQRDTLDVWASLGAGCLAEEGLTWTTARTFHRETELFSLKLRDGGSALPPFVNISQARVEEVLDGLIAEQPLIDVRRGHRVTGVTQPGCVEIRCETKDGPRRIEADYAIACAGSRGDTVRRALGQHLGGFSFRDLFLICDIRADLPGWAAERRFHFDPPWNPGRQVLIHPCPGSQFRIDWQVPDDYDLAAEETGGALDHRIRAIIGDRPYEVVWRSVYRFHTRLVDRMRVGRVLLAGDCAHLVAPFGARGLNSGVADAENAAWKLAWVLRGHADEDLLETYHTERHAAAVENAAVTTATMDFLVPQDDGQRARRLDVLTRAATDPAVHEQVDSGRLAEPFWYADSPLTTPDPARPHAGRPRRGTLPPPGPGVLLPDVTVASGRLRDHARRGFRVLTTPGVRAEGAPAVEIPVGGALGARPGEAWLVRPDAYVAAVLRVADQRAHLVPGVRGVTRIVDDVRDRADATE, from the coding sequence ATGAGAGTCGCCGTCCTCGGCAGCGGCCCGGTCGGTCAGACGGCCGCGCTGCTGCTCGCGCGCTGGGGTGTACCGGTGGTGCTCGTCGACGAGCACGAGGTGCGCGACCCCGTGGGGTCCAAGGCGATCTGCCAGCAACGGGACACATTGGACGTCTGGGCGTCGCTCGGTGCGGGCTGCCTCGCCGAGGAAGGGCTCACCTGGACGACCGCCCGGACGTTCCACCGCGAGACCGAGCTGTTCTCGCTGAAGCTGCGCGACGGCGGGTCGGCGCTCCCGCCGTTCGTCAACATCTCCCAAGCCCGCGTCGAAGAAGTCCTCGACGGGCTGATCGCCGAGCAGCCGCTGATCGACGTCCGGCGCGGGCACCGCGTCACCGGCGTCACCCAGCCCGGCTGCGTCGAAATCCGGTGCGAGACGAAGGACGGGCCGCGCCGGATCGAGGCCGACTACGCGATCGCCTGCGCGGGTTCGCGGGGCGACACCGTGCGGCGGGCGCTCGGCCAGCACCTGGGCGGGTTCTCCTTCCGCGACCTGTTCCTGATCTGCGACATCCGCGCCGACCTGCCGGGCTGGGCGGCCGAGCGCCGGTTCCACTTCGACCCGCCGTGGAACCCGGGCCGCCAGGTGCTCATCCACCCGTGCCCCGGCTCGCAGTTCCGCATCGACTGGCAGGTCCCCGACGACTACGACCTCGCGGCCGAGGAAACCGGCGGCGCCCTCGACCACCGGATCCGCGCGATCATCGGCGACCGGCCGTACGAAGTCGTCTGGCGTTCGGTGTACCGCTTCCACACACGGCTCGTCGACCGGATGCGCGTCGGGCGCGTGCTGCTCGCCGGCGACTGCGCGCACCTGGTCGCGCCGTTCGGGGCGCGCGGGCTCAACTCGGGGGTCGCCGACGCCGAGAACGCGGCCTGGAAGCTCGCGTGGGTCCTGCGCGGCCACGCGGACGAGGACCTGCTGGAGACCTACCACACCGAGCGCCACGCGGCGGCCGTCGAGAACGCGGCGGTCACCACGGCCACGATGGACTTCCTGGTGCCGCAGGACGACGGGCAGCGTGCGCGCCGCCTGGACGTCCTCACCCGCGCGGCGACCGATCCGGCGGTGCACGAGCAGGTCGATTCGGGGCGGCTGGCCGAACCCTTCTGGTACGCGGATTCGCCGTTGACCACACCCGATCCGGCGCGCCCGCACGCCGGACGGCCCCGGCGGGGGACGTTGCCGCCGCCGGGACCGGGCGTGCTGCTGCCGGACGTCACCGTCGCGAGTGGACGGTTGCGTGACCACGCCCGCCGGGGGTTCCGAGTCCTGACGACCCCCGGCGTGCGAGCCGAAGGGGCGCCGGCGGTGGAGATCCCGGTGGGCGGGGCGCTGGGCGCGCGTCCGGGCGAAGCCTGGCTGGTCCGCCCGGACGCGTACGTCGCCGCTGTGCTACGGGTAGCTGACCAGCGGGCTCACCTGGTGCCCGGTGTTCGCGGCGTCACCCGCATCGTTGATGACGTGCGCGATCGTGCCGACGCCACCGAGTGA